The sequence CGGCCAAGGGGAACTACGGGCTTTTGGACCAGATCCAGGCCCTGCGGTGGCTCAACGAGAACATCGGGCACTTTGGGGGGGACCCCGAACGCATCACCATCTTCGGGTCCGGCGCCGGAGCCTCCTGCGTCAACCTCCTCATCCTGTCCCACCACTCGGAAGGTAccagctgcctcccccagccccattccctgcccccctgagccagccagtccccatatctatccatctatctctccccatccaccccctctatctatctatctatctatctatctatctatctatctatctatctatctatctatctatctatctatctatctatctatctatctatctatctatccccacccaccccctctatctatctatctatctatctatccccatccaccccatctatctatctatctatctatctatctatctatctatctatccccatgcacAGGCCTCCGTCCATGCACCCTGCGATCCCCACAGCTCATGCGTCTCCCCCGCCTGCTCTCTCtgaccctctctctgccccccggcAGGTCTCTTTCAAAAGGCCATCGCTCAGAGCGGCACGGCCATCTCCAGTTGGTCTGTCAACTACCAGCCCCTGAAATACACCCGCATGCTGGCCTCCAAGGTGGGCTGTGACCACCTGGACACCAGCGAGACGGTGGATTGCCTGCGCCGGAAGCCGTACCGGGAGCTGGTCGACCAGGACATCCAGCCGGCCCGGTACCACATCGCCTTTGGGCCGGTGGTGGACGGGGACGTGGTGCCGGACGACCCGGAGATCCTCATGCAGCAAGGGGAGTTTCTCAACTACGACATCCTGATCGGGGTGAACCAGGGCGAGGGGCTGAAGTTCGTGGAGGACTCGATGGAGAACGAAGACGGGATTTCGGCCAGTTACTTCGACTTCACCATCTCCAACTTCGTGGACAACCTCTACGGCTACCCGGAGGGGAAAGACATCCTGCGGGAGACCATCAAGTTCATGTACACGGACTGGGCCGACCGGGACAACGGGGAGATGCGGCGGAAGACCCTGCTGGCGCTCTTCACCGACCACCAGTGGGTGGCGCCGGCGGTGGCCACGGCCAAGCTCCACGCCGAGTACCAGTCGCCCGTCTACTTCTACACCTTCTACCACCACTGCCAGACCGACACCCGGCCCGAGTGGGCCGACGCCGCCCACGGGGACGAAATCCCCTACGTCTTCGGGGTGCCCATGATCGGCGCCACCGACCTCTTCCCCTGCAACTTCTCCAAGAACGACGTCATGCTGAGCGCCGTGGTCATGACCTACTGGACCAACTTCGCCAAGACGGGGTGAGCGGGCCCGGGGAGATGGGGACAAACGGGGAAGAGTAGGAGGGGCCATGAGGCTGGCAGGCTTGGGATAGGGCAGCCGGGAGGGGGCACGGGGGAGACGCGGGGTGGGAGGACGGGACGTTCAGAGGCAGGGTGGGATGTAAGTGAATGGTAGGTTGCGATGGGGAtagatgggagggaggagggatggatgggggtgattgtggggagggatggatggatggacggggatggatggataggtggggtggatggatgggtggggatagatggatggacagatagatggatgggtggatggatggggtgggaggaggatgggTGGAGTGGATGAATGGGGGAGGatggatggggaaggatggatggatgggtggggatggatggagggatgtctggggaaggagggatgggtggatggggaagggatggtggatgggaggatggatggatggtgggagagatggatggatgggtggggagggatggatggatgggtgaaggatgggtggatggggaaggatgaatggatggatgggtgAAGGATAGATGGGTGGacggggagggatggatggatgggggggatggatgggtgggggggatggatggatgggtggggggatggatgggtggacgGGGGGATGAATGGATGGGTGGACGTGGGAGGGATGGGTGGgtgagggatggatggatggggaaggatgaatggatggatgggagagggatggatggggagagatgggtggatgaagggtggaggggtggtggatggatggggggggggagggagggggagagatgggTGGGTGAAGGGTGGATGGgtggtggatggatgggtggggggatggatggggagagatgggtgggtgaagggtggatgggtgggtgagggatggacagggagagagggatagatggatggatggggagagagggatggatgggtggatgggggagggatggatggatggatgggtggatggatgaatggatgggtggatgggggagggatggatggggaaggatgggtggatggatgaatggatggatggatggatggatggatgggtggatgggggagggatggatggatggatgggtggatgggggagggatggatggagggatggatgaggGCATGCGGGGCGGACAGCCGTAAGGAACGCGTTGCACCCGTATCCATCTTGAAGACCCGGTGCCCTCTAGAAACACCCCTGTCCCGCGGTTGCCTCAGGGCCggattccccaccaccaccacccccataaCTCCGTCTCCCCTCCCCGCAGGGACCCCAACCAGCCGGTGCCCCAGGACACCAAGTTCATCCACACCAAGCCCAACCGCTTCGAGGAGGTGGTGTGGACCAAGTTCAACACCAAGGACAAGCAGTACCTGCACATCGGCCTCAAGCCCCGCGTCCGGGACAACTACCGGGCCAACAAGGTGGCTTTCTGGCTGGAGCTGGTGCCTCACCTCCACCACCTCCACGACCCCGTCTACACCTCCACCACCACCCGCGTCCCGCCCTACGGCACCCGCTGGCCCCCCGGCTCCCGGGCGGGGCCCAGCACCACCCGCcggcccttccccaccctgccGCCGGACGAGGACGAGGCGGACGACCGGCGCCGCTACGCCCCTTTCCCGGGGGACTCGCGGGACTACTCCACCGAGCTGAGCGTCACCGTGGCCGTGGGGGCCTCCTTGCTCTTCCTCAACATCCTGGCCTTCGCCGCCCTGTACTACAAGCGGGACAAGCGGCACGAGCTGCGGGCGGGCGTCCTGGGCGGCCGGCGCCTCAGCCCCCAGCGCAACGCGGCCAACgacctggtgcacgggggccagGAGGAGGAGCTCATGTCCCTGCAGCTCAAGCACTCGGAGCACGACGCTCACGACCTGGAGGCGCTGAGACCCCACGAGATCCTGCGCCCGGCCTGCCCTCCGGACTACACCCTGGCGCTGCGCCGGGCGCCGGACGACGTGCCGCTGATGACGCCAAACACCATTACCATGATCCCGAGTACCATTACGGGCATGCCGGCCCTGCACCCGTTCAACACCTTCCCCACCGGGCACAacaacaccctgccccaccctcactccaccaCCCGAGTAtagctgcctcccccaccccagccacggGGAAATTGGCGGTGACGGGGCAGGGCCCTTCCTCTCTGCCCAGCCGCCCACCCCTGACcacgggggcgggaggggtggggggaaagaaaggGAGACGCGGCATCTTTCGTCCGCCACGCGGCCGggattttggggtgggtgggttcTTTTATACAATAATTCGGGGAGGGGGGTTGCGGGCCGAGCTCGAATGAGGAGGTCTCCCGCCCACGATGAGAATTGACCCGGTTCCTTTCGGACCGACGGTGGGGACGGTCTTGGCGCTGGAGAGACCGTACTTTGCTCGTCTGGGGTGGGCGGCGGAGAGGCCCGAACATGGTAGGAGCATCGGGGAGTGTTGGAAAGAGCTTTGCTCCTCTTAGACGGAGGGTAGAGACGCCCAGACGCCGTGTCGGCACCGGAGGAAAAACCGACTGTTATTAATTCATCTTGAATGGATGATGGGGGGGGTGCCAATACCCTTCCTCCTCTGGTAACAGCACGGGAAGGTGTTGGAGAAGCGCCATCCATCCTTGGCTCCCCTTGGATGGACGGCGGAGACCCCCAATGTCCTTTCCAACACAGTATCGGCAACGGAAGGTGTTGGAGAGGAAACGGACCATCTTTCACTCATCTTGGGCGGACAGTGGAGACGCACCCGACGTCCTTCCCAGCGTTGTATCAGCGCTGAAAGGGGTTGGAAAGAAACCGCCCGTCCCTCACTCCTCATGGACGGGTGGTGGGAACGCCCTTCCCCAGGTAGGGCGGGAACTGTACAGTGGTGGAGAGAAACCGACCCTTTTTTGCTCATCTTGGCTGGAGGATGGAGACGCTCAGCGTTTTTCCCGACGTAGTATCTGCCCCAGGAGGCGTTGGAGAGAGGCCGACTGCCCGTGGTTTGTCTTGGCTGGATGATGGAGATGCTCAATCGTTTTCCCGACGTAGTATCTGCCCCGGGATGCGTTGGAGAGAGGCCGACTGCCCGTGGTTTGCCTTGGCTGGATGATGGAGATGCTCAATCATTTTCCCGACGTAGTATCTGCCCCGGGAGGCGTTGGAGAGAGGCCAACTGCCCATGGTTTGCCTTGGCTGGATGATGGAGATGCTCAATCATTTTCCCGACGTAGTGTCTGCCCCGGGAGGCGTTGGAGAGAGGCCAACTGCCCATGGTTTGCCTTGGCTGGATGATGG is a genomic window of Mauremys reevesii isolate NIE-2019 linkage group 14, ASM1616193v1, whole genome shotgun sequence containing:
- the NLGN2 gene encoding neuroligin-2 isoform X1: MLPGIMLPVWFTDNLEGVAGYVQNQSEDCLYLNLYVPVEDGPLTKKRDEATGNRPSGDEDIRDSGKKPVMLFLHGGSYMEGTGNMFDASVLAAYGNVIVVTMNYRLGVLGFLSTGDQSAKGNYGLLDQIQALRWLNENIGHFGGDPERITIFGSGAGASCVNLLILSHHSEGLFQKAIAQSGTAISSWSVNYQPLKYTRMLASKVGCDHLDTSETVDCLRRKPYRELVDQDIQPARYHIAFGPVVDGDVVPDDPEILMQQGEFLNYDILIGVNQGEGLKFVEDSMENEDGISASYFDFTISNFVDNLYGYPEGKDILRETIKFMYTDWADRDNGEMRRKTLLALFTDHQWVAPAVATAKLHAEYQSPVYFYTFYHHCQTDTRPEWADAAHGDEIPYVFGVPMIGATDLFPCNFSKNDVMLSAVVMTYWTNFAKTGDPNQPVPQDTKFIHTKPNRFEEVVWTKFNTKDKQYLHIGLKPRVRDNYRANKVAFWLELVPHLHHLHDPVYTSTTTRVPPYGTRWPPGSRAGPSTTRRPFPTLPPDEDEADDRRRYAPFPGDSRDYSTELSVTVAVGASLLFLNILAFAALYYKRDKRHELRAGVLGGRRLSPQRNAANDLVHGGQEEELMSLQLKHSEHDAHDLEALRPHEILRPACPPDYTLALRRAPDDVPLMTPNTITMIPSTITGMPALHPFNTFPTGHNNTLPHPHSTTRV
- the NLGN2 gene encoding neuroligin-2 isoform X2, producing MLPGIMLPVWFTDNLEGVAGYVQNQSEDCLYLNLYVPVEDDIRDSGKKPVMLFLHGGSYMEGTGNMFDASVLAAYGNVIVVTMNYRLGVLGFLSTGDQSAKGNYGLLDQIQALRWLNENIGHFGGDPERITIFGSGAGASCVNLLILSHHSEGLFQKAIAQSGTAISSWSVNYQPLKYTRMLASKVGCDHLDTSETVDCLRRKPYRELVDQDIQPARYHIAFGPVVDGDVVPDDPEILMQQGEFLNYDILIGVNQGEGLKFVEDSMENEDGISASYFDFTISNFVDNLYGYPEGKDILRETIKFMYTDWADRDNGEMRRKTLLALFTDHQWVAPAVATAKLHAEYQSPVYFYTFYHHCQTDTRPEWADAAHGDEIPYVFGVPMIGATDLFPCNFSKNDVMLSAVVMTYWTNFAKTGDPNQPVPQDTKFIHTKPNRFEEVVWTKFNTKDKQYLHIGLKPRVRDNYRANKVAFWLELVPHLHHLHDPVYTSTTTRVPPYGTRWPPGSRAGPSTTRRPFPTLPPDEDEADDRRRYAPFPGDSRDYSTELSVTVAVGASLLFLNILAFAALYYKRDKRHELRAGVLGGRRLSPQRNAANDLVHGGQEEELMSLQLKHSEHDAHDLEALRPHEILRPACPPDYTLALRRAPDDVPLMTPNTITMIPSTITGMPALHPFNTFPTGHNNTLPHPHSTTRV